The following DNA comes from Vigna radiata var. radiata cultivar VC1973A chromosome 4, Vradiata_ver6, whole genome shotgun sequence.
attattttttttttatttgtatgtttttcttttctttttgaagttTCTGGTTTGTGACGAATTTCTGCTTTGGGgttgtatttgaatttgtgtCTGCGAGGGGTTGTGATTGATTTAGGGAGCATTTTATTAACGCGTGTCTGGAATTTGAGATTTTGGGGCTGGTACTCTGGGAGATTTGAAAATGTGTTTCTCTGTTGCCCGAAGCTCTGATTAGCCTTTCCCCTATGGTGTTTGGATATATTATATGTCGTGGATGAAATATTGGTGTTACACAAGGCATTTGGGCCAGTTTGAACTCGTAGGTGTATGAAATATGAGTATGTTGAACGTTTGGTGTAAGATTGTACATCACTGCGAGAACTGAACAACTGAACACCATTTTATGTCCATTGACATGGTGTTTTCGTTGTTAGGTTTGGAGCTTAGATGTAAGAGAAAGTTTGAAACTAAATTTTGAGATAACGATTATGTCCAAATGCCTTTTCCCCACTAACTACGTGGGTTAGACGATATCATTACGTTTTAGTGTACGTTATGTCTATAAACAGATAACTATTTTAGCGAGCTAAATTAAGACTTCTTATCGGTTTGACTTgctgtttttcttgatttctcaCCTCTTAACCATTGGACTACCCTCCATTTGATCTACTTTTCTTACTGGATCTTCTCTAACTCTTCAAACATACCCAAATCACAATGGACAAGTAGCTAAATTAAGTCTTCTTTATAATCCATTCATTTCAAATCCTATTTCAGCCTGTGTCCCCTTATCCATCGTTGCATTCTCATCTATGCAACGCCGAGCTTCCTTTTTTGTTGCccttttacaaattaatatttagcTCTACATGACATTGTAGGCTGCATAGTTACATATAAAATGTTCCTTTTATGCTTGAGTGATGTTTTTTACTTATACAACAAATAACACTTGAAGTCCTCCTCACCTTCATCGAACCACTTGAATCTTTTGATTTATAATTCCTTCTACAATCCTGTCAATGTCATATGGTTCACACAAGATACTTATACCATGTGACTTATAGTATGGTATAACATCTATGCTAGAACTATTATGCCTTCTgataaacttatttaatattttctgttCTAGTTCTACAAAATCTGTCTTTCCATAGCTTTTCTTCACAGCTATGACctctaatttatttctttcctgGACCTCCCTATTAGGACCATAGTATCTGCAAAAAGTTTGCATCATTGCCCTGGCACTTGGATACATTTAGTAAACTCATCAAAACCTGGTTAAAAAGACAGGGCTTGCAGTTGCCCTTGATTCAGTTCTGCGATTATATATTACTTGGTCTTGTGTTCTCACAAACTCCTTGCATATTTGATTGCTTgaatatatacaatataaacttttttcttttcccgtATTCCACGGTAATTCCCTGTGCACCCTATTATACACTTTTCATATCAATGTGGAAACCATGTTTGtccttttatagttttattcCTATAATATCTTTCGATCAATCATTGTTACCACTCTTCAACATTCATAGAAAGTGTATTGATTTCATACTTGATCAGCTCGCCATAACAAAATCTAATTAATCTTCTATACTGTCAATATCATCTGAGTCTTTGCTCTATTACCCTTTCCTATAACTTCTTAATATGACTATAAGCttaatctttctattatttgTACAATTTTTTGCAAGTCACTCTTATTCTTAGATAGGGGTATAACTACTCTCGAACTTGTCTGATGTTATCTTAGAGTTACAATCTTGTTAAATATTTATGGTAAATTTTATGTCTGTCTCCTTAACCCATTTGTATCTCAATAGTTATAGTTATTACGATatctaactattttattttgtcattattCATTCTCATCTTTGCTTTTTTCACCCCAGATTTCTATATTCTACTAAAAGAAGTACAATTTTGGTTATGCTTCGTGTCTGTTTGGTTTAGCCTAtcatgatgaaataaaattctGTCATTCTTTAAGTGGCTTGTCAGAGTAACGCTTCCACTTTTCCTTGTATCTTGTTCTATGACTATAATGGTACAAGTTTACCTTCTTTGTTCATAATGCATTTCACTTGGTCCGTGTCTCGTCTTTCTTTGTTATACCTATAACAagtatatactttttttcttgaGGCATTAGGATTTGGTATAATCTGTCAAGTGCTGTTACCTACATTTCGTTTCTATTTATGTGTGCATTCAATTTTCAGGTTTTTACACAAGGACTGTGATTTATATCTCTCCCTTTTAACCTTAACCTTATGTTTCGTGCTTTGACTCACCACACTACCAAATATTTTTAGCCCTTGGTCCAAAGCCTCATGATTGATCGAGTGTCTCTTTTGATACCTGGCCAATCCCTTACAGTCATCTTGTTCCGCATGtagtgagaaaaataaaaacacgttattttgtatttatgataaaaacatataaaccGAGAATGGCCAAAATAAACACTCTAATGTGCAGTCTTCATTTTCAGTTTGGTGACAGAGAAGGTGTTTTATGGATTGCATGACTAGAAGTAATCGAAGTTACTGTTCACTGGAAATCCACTCCATACCAAAGCATTGGAAGGAGAAGAGAATttcttgtattcttttcttGAGCTAACTTTGGCGTAACATAGAAAGGAACTTGCTTAGGTTATTTCTTTATTGTAAGTTATTTGCTTTAAATGTATAATCattaatttgttgtttgaatTGTTCAATATTGGCTTCATCTGTTGGTTTGATTTCTCCTCATCACTAAGAAGTATTCAATTAATGAATTTGTCAACTTTATGTGAATACCCTTGTATTTTCCAATAAAGGGTTGTCATGAACTGATAGTTTTTTAGTCTTTCTAGGTGAAGAAAATGATTCTCACAAAGCAGTACCGATGCATACACTCAGCTAGCTGTCAATGTACCAAAGGACATTTAAGTGAAGATGTGATATTCTTAGTATTTCATAATTTGAACTGGAATCCCAGGCTGGTTGCTACTCTATCCTGTGTGTGCAAATGGTTTGACGATCTTGCCAAGCGAGTTCTATGGAAAGAGTTTTGTCGAACGAGAGCTCCAAAGATGCTGCAGGATCTGCAATCTAATGGGAGCCACATCGTTGATGGAAACTGGAGAGCCTTAGGGAAGCTGCTGATATACTGTTCAGGATGCACAAAAGGTGGCTTGTTCAATAGCATTCAGATCCCCGGTCACTTTGTTTATCAAACACGATTTTCTAGAACATCAGGGAAAAGCTTTCTTTTGCCTCAATGCAGAACTGATGTTTTGTATGTGTCTGATCCCTGTGAGCATCTTGACCAAGGTGAAGAAGGAGATGTAGGATTCTTCCGTGGAATTTTTAAGTCGTTTGCTACCTCAAAGGTCAGAAAGATGCTTATTAATAAAGGTGCCAAACTCCATCCAACTGAAGTCTGCCCTTATTGTAAGGCAAAGTTGTGGAGCATGCTGCAAGCCGAAATGATACCTCAAAGTGCTAGTCTCAGATTGGGTTCTTATGATGACTGTATTGAGTATTATGTGTGCCTCAACGGCCATATGCTTGGGATATGTACTCTGTTACCACTGTCAGATTCAGAAGAAGCATCTGAATTGAGATAACATCTAAATAATTCTCAGGTATTTTTGTTTATCTGTAAAATCACCACTTATTTTACTCTGATGTTTATGTTATCTGTTCACATTTCAATATGAAAAGGAAATAGGGTTTGAAATGTGTATTAGTAATTGTAACAATTGGTTTTCATTGAGAACTGAACCCACTTAGAATGCCATTAGGTGGAATTTTATTGAATGTTTTACTTgtagttaatatttattattttcttttaaaaatgaaataatatttcctAAAATGGATTATAAagtatataatttgattatgttaatattcaaaagattataaataagaaactttacattatatgtaaaattgaacattgaaaataaaaattgtatttcatCATCGGCAGTAGTTTGAATGTTTTCAAGTTAAATCGCTTTCAAAGTATCAAATTGGTGTAGGGTTCCTCCAGGTATATTTGATGCTAGGGATATTTGTAGAAAGTTTATTGACCCCTGGATGGGAGGTGGTGGGGCCAGTGGTACGAACAGCCAAAACCAAATAATTATTGTGTGGtacataattcttttaataatgataatctGTTTCTTCTAAAGATGTATTATTTGCTGTCGTTCTTGAAATTCTTCCCTTCTACTTACGACAACAAGAGTAAAGAATTATTCTGAAGAACTGGCATTATGACACATCTTATTATCCTTGGACAGGTTGGCAGAAAATCTTCACAAATTGGTTGAAAACTTTGGTGGTAAATTCTTGGGTCAATTCAGCCAATCGGAGCTGGTAAAGTCCTGGTTGTTACATCGATCTTGTTGCTTCAGTCTCTCCAAGCCAACATTTCCAACGATACAGAGATATTAAGCATTTCTTGGAATGATTAATAGACAAGGTTGTTAGTGTGAAATATGTGATATCCCAAATATATTGATTGATACAGATGTCTCTGCAATACTTCGCACTAGTTCAATGTAATGAATCCTCTATTCAACCCTCTCTCCAGCTgaacaatacaaaataaattggatttaaatgaaaaataatgttctCTCGGTCTTCATAGGTCTGAATAAGAATGGGTGAGATTAGGGATATAAATGTATTTGAGATATAACTAGAACTCCTGTAGAACTTGTATCAATTTATAGAAGGATGACTCTAATTATTCCATAAATTCATGAAGTTTAGGATACGtatactatttttgttttattttctcagtaattaaataaatactcaAATGGGTCCTGGAAGGATATAAGTTTCTAACTAAAGTTTATATggaaatagattttttttttttttaaattatttataaaatcattgtTATATACAAAGTAGTtgtttatcaaatattaaatactcGTAAAGAACAAACTTGTAAATGAACTTTTCAATTTacataagaatttaaatataaatttatttaaagaagtactttattaaataattgaattaaatccAGTCTTATAGCCTATATCAGGAACAGTTTGATGCTTCTCAAACTAATTCTTTAATAAAACTCAGCCTAGCTCATGTACATTATCacaattattatatcattatatgATGGGGTGACCTGGCAATTACACTGCTATCGAGTGACAAATGTTATTCGTAttgttaatagaaaatatacatCAGATGCAAAGTGCAGAAGGATCATTGTTCAATAGTATAAGGAAACTGTATACTGAAATTTGTGTGAAGGAAAAAATAAGGAAGAGTAGTAAGAGTTCATGGAGCCTGTGGAAAGGGTTCCAAGGAAGAGTCTTCTTGAGTGGTAGACTCTGATTCAGCTGCAAGCTTCTTAAAAACAAGCTTTTGCTGGGGAAGTTGGCCGTTGGTAAATGCAGTGAGTTCTGTGTCTATCAAAATTGAGTCCTCTTCCTTAAATTCTCCTCTGAGAATACCCTTGGCAAGTTCATTCTCCACATTCTGCTGAATCACTCGCTTCACTGGCCTAGCACCATAATTAGGGTCATACCCCAAGCTTCCAAGAAGTTGGACAGCAGCATCTGTCACTTGGATTTTCATCTTGCGGTCAGCAATTCTCTTCTGCACACGCTCCAACTGCAATACACCACAAAAGGAAACTTGTTATTAGGGATGTTGACAGCACCATGAAAATAATTCAACATGGTTTAATGAAGTTGAAACTTGTTGTAACTTCGGATGTTGAGATAagagaaatcaaataaaaagtgTCAATTTCACTAAATTCATAACCACTGTCATCCTTAGAAGTATGGACAATCAATATGAACATATGAATCAAGCAATTTTCGGAAATGGGGAGGCTTGAACTCATTGAGAATGTGGTAACAAGAATATATTACCTGTAACCTGACAATGCTACTTATTTGTTCACGGTCTAGAGGCTGGAAAACGATATATTCATCAACTCTATTCATAAACTCGGGGCGGAAGATGGATCTTGCAGCATCCATTACTCGCTGTTTTATGGTTTCATAAGCCAACTCTTTTGGCACGGTGTCATCATCTGTGTTTAGAATATACTGAGATCCAACATTAGAGGTCATAATGATAACAGTGTTGGTAAAACTCACGGTACGACCTTGTGAGTCGGTTACTCTTCCATCATCCAAAATTTGAAGGAATACATTGAAGACATCCGAGTGTGCCTTCTCGATCTCATCAAACAAAATGACGGCATATGGTCTGCGGCGAACTAGCTCAGTAAGTTGCCCTCCTTCTTCGTACCCAACATATCCAGGTGGAGCCCCAATCAATCTTGAAACAGCATGTTTTTCCATGTACTCACTCATATCAATTCGTACAAGAGCTTCTTCGGTGTTGAACAAGTAGGCTGCAAGTGCCTTAGCAAGCTCTGTCTTCCCTACACCAGTCGGTCCCATAAACATAAAGCTGGCAATTGGCCGATGGGGATCTGAAAGACCTGCTCTTGAGCGTTGGATAGCCTCAGCAACTGCTTTAACAGCAGGGTCTTGACCTACAACACGCTTATGAAGTACTTCCTCCAAATACAATAACTTCTCCCTCTCTGATTGTTGAAGCTTTGCAACAGGGATCCCAGTCCACTTGCTTACAATTTCAGCAATATCATTTCCTGAAACTTCCTCTCTAAGCATAGACTTCCCTGAATTCATATACTCATCTAGTTCCTTCTCTGCACTTTCAAGCTGTCTTTGCAAGGAGTTTAGACTGCCATACTTTAATTCAGCAGCCCTATTAAGATCATACTCCCGCTCAGCCTGTTGGATCTCAAGATTCACCCTGTCTATCTGTTGCATAAATTCAGAAATCATGACTATCAGCTGTAaaccatatattaaaaatacagcgatcttttatttgattgaattgCTTTCTTAGATTATAATTGTCAAATCAACCCAAATAGTTGCACCAGTTATATGTACAGAAAATACTTCAGAATGCAAAATTAATCCTACCCCTCTTCTGAACCACTGcttaattcaaaatgaaaaaaaaaaaaaaaaaagctccaACAGGAAAGACATAAACAACACACCTCttctttgattgattgaatacGAGTCATTACAGACTTTTCATGCTCCCACTGTTCAGTCAGTTCAGcctgtttttcttttaagagaGAGAGCTCGGTCTCAAGACGATTCAGCCTATCTTTAGTAGCCTTATCTGTATCATTCATGAGAGAGAGTCTTTCCATCTCCAGTTTTAGGACTGACCGGTTGATCTCGTCAAGTGCAGTTGGTTTAGAAGTGATTTCCATTTTCAGTTTGGCAGCTGCCTCATCAACCAGATCAATAGCTGCAATTTAGATGAAGCTAGCAATTAGTGCTTCACGGGTATTGTTGATGCTGATGCCATTCCAGAAGAAAGTTTAACTTAGATGTGTAACAAAAGAGATGAATCACTCACAGGTCAGCACTATATTAGGATCATTCAAGGCCAAACCCTTCAGAAACCACTACTGTGGTCTATGTATGTTACTAACAGCAGCCAAGTGCTAAAGATTTGAGGGTTTTACAAatgattttaaactttaatattttcaatcCCTTTGTAGCAGCAATATATTCTCTAAGCATTGTCATTCCAAGGGTATATAATCTATCAATCATCTGTAAATTAACTGTTTTCCATCAAACTCAACTGAATTAATAAATTCTCAAAAGCACGTTTTCATCACTTAGAAAATGTTCTAATTTGGAATCCAAATCTCTTTCAAGTAAAACTTGTGTCATTATAGTAC
Coding sequences within:
- the LOC106759349 gene encoding chaperone protein ClpB3, chloroplastic isoform X1, with amino-acid sequence MASTTSFSLSHVAAPFSCNTNRARFSHRRCPSFSIHISLKPLQSLPVNKRHPFANGFLTIRRNSSPFTVRCEASSGRITQQEFTEMAWQAIVSSPEVAKENKHQIVETEHLMKALLEQKNGLARRIFSKVGVDNTRLLEATEKYIQRQPKVLGESSGSMLGRDLEALIQRARDHKKKFGDSFVSVEHLVLAFTQDQRFGKQLFRDFQISEPALKSAIESIRGPQSVIDQDPEGKYEALEKYGKDLTAMAKAGKLDPVIGRDDEIRRCIQILSRRTKNNPVLIGEPGVGKTAISEGLAQRIVQGDVPQALMNRRLISLDMGALIAGAKYRGEFEDRLKAVLKEVTESDGQTILFIDEIHTVVGAGATNGAMDAGNLLKPMLGRGELRCIGATTLDEYRKYIEKDPALERRFQQVYVDQPTVEDTISILRGLRERYELHHGVRISDSALVEAAILSDRYISGRFLPDKAIDLVDEAAAKLKMEITSKPTALDEINRSVLKLEMERLSLMNDTDKATKDRLNRLETELSLLKEKQAELTEQWEHEKSVMTRIQSIKEEIDRVNLEIQQAEREYDLNRAAELKYGSLNSLQRQLESAEKELDEYMNSGKSMLREEVSGNDIAEIVSKWTGIPVAKLQQSEREKLLYLEEVLHKRVVGQDPAVKAVAEAIQRSRAGLSDPHRPIASFMFMGPTGVGKTELAKALAAYLFNTEEALVRIDMSEYMEKHAVSRLIGAPPGYVGYEEGGQLTELVRRRPYAVILFDEIEKAHSDVFNVFLQILDDGRVTDSQGRTVSFTNTVIIMTSNVGSQYILNTDDDTVPKELAYETIKQRVMDAARSIFRPEFMNRVDEYIVFQPLDREQISSIVRLQLERVQKRIADRKMKIQVTDAAVQLLGSLGYDPNYGARPVKRVIQQNVENELAKGILRGEFKEEDSILIDTELTAFTNGQLPQQKLVFKKLAAESESTTQEDSSLEPFPQAP
- the LOC106759574 gene encoding EID1-like F-box protein 2, translating into MILTKQYRCIHSASCQCTKGHLSEDVIFLVFHNLNWNPRLVATLSCVCKWFDDLAKRVLWKEFCRTRAPKMLQDLQSNGSHIVDGNWRALGKLLIYCSGCTKGGLFNSIQIPGHFVYQTRFSRTSGKSFLLPQCRTDVLYVSDPCEHLDQGEEGDVGFFRGIFKSFATSKVRKMLINKGAKLHPTEVCPYCKAKLWSMLQAEMIPQSASLRLGSYDDCIEYYVCLNGHMLGICTLLPLSDSEEASELR
- the LOC106759349 gene encoding chaperone protein ClpB3, chloroplastic isoform X2, coding for MASTTSFSLSHVAAPFSCNTNRARFSHRRCPSFSIHISLKPLQSLPVNKRHPFANGFLTIRRNSSPFTVRCEASSGRITQQEFTEMAWQAIVSSPEVAKENKHQIVETEHLMKALLEQKNGLARRIFSKVGVDNTRLLEATEKYIQRQPKVLGESSGSMLGRDLEALIQRARDHKKKFGDSFVSVEHLVLAFTQDQRFGKQLFRDFQISEPALKSAIESIRGPQSVIDQDPEGKYEALEKYGKDLTAMAKAGKLDPVIGRDDEIRRCIQILSRRTKNNPVLIGEPGVGKTAISEGLAQRIVQGDVPQALMNRRLISLDMGALIAGAKYRGEFEDRLKAVLKEVTESDGQTILFIDEIHTVVGAGATNGAMDAGNLLKPMLGRGELRCIGATTLDEYRKYIEKDPALERRFQQVYVDQPTVEDTISILRGLRERYELHHGVRISDSALVEAAILSDRYISGRFLPDKAIDLVDEAAAKLKMEITSKPTALDEINRSVLKLEMERLSLMNDTDKATKDRLNRLETELSLLKEKQAELTEQWEHEKSVMTRIQSIKEEIDRVNLEIQQAEREYDLNRAAELKYGSLNSLQRQLESAEKELDEYMNSGKSMLREEVSGNDIAEIVSKWTGIPVAKLQQSEREKLLYLEEVLHKRVVGQDPAVKAVAEAIQRSRAGLSDPHRPIASFMFMGPTGVGKTELAKALAAYLFNTEEALVRIDMSEYMEKHAVSRLIGAPPGYVGYEEGGQLTELVRRRPYAVILFDEIEKAHSDVFNVFLQILDDGRVTDSQELAYETIKQRVMDAARSIFRPEFMNRVDEYIVFQPLDREQISSIVRLQLERVQKRIADRKMKIQVTDAAVQLLGSLGYDPNYGARPVKRVIQQNVENELAKGILRGEFKEEDSILIDTELTAFTNGQLPQQKLVFKKLAAESESTTQEDSSLEPFPQAP